One genomic region from Dehalobacter restrictus DSM 9455 encodes:
- a CDS encoding radical SAM/SPASM domain-containing protein produces MFEFRPRNFMLLPTMECQASCRYCFGPNRGETMLCVREAIDFIDNIAPKDGSINLTFHGGEPLLAEKGYYEYILPMLRERFGLRLRLSLQSNLWALTDEMIALIRKYDIRIGTSLDGFEEMCDVQRGREYFQKTMAGIRRLRENGINTHCICTFTPAFADRAKEVFEFFAYEHIPYAIHGAVQPMNALPSELSASVDDMDKVLLDTLAVYRERTSGNRVGTIDSMVKGCFDRKGSVCTFFNCLGKFAAIAPDGGIYSCQRFCGKEEYSLGNVRELPSETNIVNSAAFRRLAEKQQNAETTCGTCPHTAYCHGGCLYNMLAKGSEKDPYCGAYQAVYDTISQGMALEMGGVMTKRLSEKEAPMLAMAGDLPHPFDQEVNRYKRKWALKWGQKWAPDYIRQDRLNKLYLHITFACPLRCDHCYARGGEREMPEMRAQDIWSAVQAARQNGFHAVVITGGEPLIHSDIDNVLAWLRDINLKGMRLSLRTSLGLDIGKDRLAVLGEVFSEIIVSIDGDKTSHDARRGQGSYEKAVSNLQLLKELGCIKKVGLCATLAKSQRDGPEGAAVYALARQLGIEKVRLRPVLPLGRSESTLRSPSTSNTLNTPSEEDFLCGEESDITSAFAARYTCGLGQNLYIEPDGGAYPCYAWCGTDKRLGNIRDGLESILQNEAFKDLSRHHVDTNEKCQGCRVRYLCGGMCKAWVKDKKNPDSGEFDCSARKAMLLQLAERL; encoded by the coding sequence ATGTTTGAATTCAGACCGCGAAACTTCATGCTCCTGCCAACGATGGAATGTCAGGCATCCTGCCGTTATTGCTTCGGGCCAAACCGGGGCGAAACGATGCTGTGCGTCAGAGAGGCCATAGACTTTATAGATAACATTGCTCCCAAAGATGGCAGCATAAATCTTACGTTTCACGGCGGTGAACCGCTGTTGGCAGAAAAAGGCTATTACGAGTACATTTTGCCGATGCTGCGCGAGCGGTTTGGTTTAAGACTGCGGCTCTCCCTGCAGAGCAATCTTTGGGCGCTCACCGACGAGATGATCGCTCTGATCCGGAAATACGATATCCGTATCGGCACAAGCCTGGACGGATTCGAAGAGATGTGCGATGTCCAGCGCGGCAGGGAATATTTTCAAAAAACGATGGCGGGGATTCGGCGTTTGCGTGAAAACGGCATCAATACCCACTGCATCTGCACTTTCACGCCCGCCTTTGCTGACAGAGCCAAGGAAGTTTTTGAATTTTTTGCGTATGAACATATCCCCTACGCGATACATGGCGCAGTGCAGCCGATGAACGCTCTCCCAAGCGAACTGAGCGCTTCTGTGGATGATATGGACAAGGTATTGCTTGATACCTTAGCTGTATACAGGGAAAGGACATCCGGCAACAGGGTCGGAACAATCGATTCCATGGTTAAGGGCTGCTTTGACAGGAAAGGCAGCGTGTGCACGTTCTTTAACTGCCTCGGCAAGTTTGCCGCTATCGCCCCGGACGGCGGGATCTATTCCTGCCAACGGTTTTGCGGGAAAGAGGAATATTCGCTTGGGAATGTCCGTGAGCTCCCGTCAGAGACCAATATCGTAAACAGCGCCGCTTTCCGGCGTTTGGCTGAAAAGCAACAAAATGCCGAGACCACCTGCGGCACTTGTCCGCATACGGCGTATTGCCATGGCGGCTGCCTTTACAATATGCTGGCGAAGGGCAGCGAAAAAGATCCATACTGCGGGGCCTATCAAGCGGTCTATGATACTATCTCACAGGGGATGGCTCTGGAGATGGGCGGTGTCATGACCAAGCGGCTTTCAGAAAAGGAGGCGCCAATGCTTGCTATGGCAGGCGATCTTCCGCATCCGTTCGACCAGGAGGTAAACCGCTATAAACGCAAATGGGCACTGAAATGGGGTCAAAAGTGGGCGCCCGATTATATCCGGCAAGACCGCCTGAATAAGCTGTATTTACATATTACCTTCGCTTGCCCGCTGCGCTGTGACCATTGTTACGCCCGCGGCGGCGAACGGGAAATGCCGGAGATGAGGGCTCAGGATATTTGGTCTGCCGTACAGGCTGCCCGGCAAAACGGCTTCCACGCTGTCGTCATTACCGGCGGCGAACCGCTGATTCACAGTGATATCGATAACGTGCTGGCCTGGCTCCGCGATATTAATCTTAAAGGAATGCGCCTCAGCCTGCGCACTTCTCTTGGCCTTGATATCGGGAAGGATCGCCTGGCGGTTCTGGGCGAGGTGTTTTCGGAGATCATTGTCAGCATTGACGGCGATAAGACTTCTCACGACGCCAGGCGCGGCCAAGGTTCCTACGAAAAAGCCGTTTCGAATCTGCAGCTCCTTAAAGAACTGGGCTGCATCAAAAAAGTCGGGCTCTGCGCCACCCTGGCGAAGAGTCAGCGGGACGGCCCGGAAGGAGCGGCCGTTTATGCGCTGGCCAGGCAGCTGGGGATAGAAAAAGTCCGCCTGCGTCCGGTTTTGCCCTTGGGCCGATCGGAGAGCACACTAAGATCACCGAGTACATCAAATACGCTAAATACGCCAAGCGAAGAGGATTTTCTCTGTGGGGAAGAGAGCGATATTACCAGTGCCTTCGCCGCCCGGTATACCTGCGGGCTGGGGCAAAATCTTTATATTGAGCCGGATGGCGGCGCCTATCCATGCTATGCCTGGTGCGGTACGGATAAGCGGCTGGGGAACATCCGGGACGGACTGGAGAGCATTTTACAAAATGAAGCGTTTAAAGATCTCTCCCGCCACCATGTGGATACCAATGAAAAGTGCCAAGGATGCCGGGTGCGTTACCTCTGCGGTGGGATGTGCAAAGCGTGGGTCAAGGATAAGAAAAACCCCGACAGCGGCGAATTTGACTGCTCGGCAAGAAAAGCGATGCTTCTGCAGCTGGCAGAAAGACTGTAA